Proteins encoded together in one Hydrogenobacter hydrogenophilus window:
- the csm4 gene encoding type III-A CRISPR-associated RAMP protein Csm4 yields MLVEVAFKPKGLVGSPIRSFTLFGAICWGIKYLYSEEKLSDTLSEFKKGKPPFLVSSPVYEVGGTLYFPKPQMKLGGKDYCEGTKENYSKLKKLKKASLVDEETFRGFLEGRIKTLADIKITKTQGIPIKKLLIPHASINRITNTTTGGEYYTEEAYHVNTFKVFIRFFDTSYTEPVLSALRFVPIGKNKSTGFGHFEVEAKELKEHWIEEYLQPESDNMVLISESFYDPNFDLERSLYDTFVYTGAVENYYERMTRFLWKKRMLYLSAGSVMHVKQRKYYYGSLKVALQDNQRTIYQYGFAFGLFVREGNGTA; encoded by the coding sequence ATGCTGGTTGAAGTTGCCTTTAAGCCTAAGGGTCTTGTGGGCAGTCCTATAAGGTCTTTTACTCTGTTTGGGGCTATCTGCTGGGGTATAAAGTATCTATATTCAGAAGAAAAGCTTTCGGACACGCTTTCTGAGTTCAAAAAGGGTAAGCCACCCTTTTTGGTATCTTCTCCTGTGTATGAGGTAGGAGGCACGCTATACTTTCCTAAGCCACAGATGAAGTTGGGAGGTAAAGATTACTGCGAAGGAACAAAGGAAAATTACTCTAAGCTAAAGAAGTTAAAAAAGGCGTCCTTGGTTGATGAGGAGACCTTTAGAGGGTTTTTGGAAGGCAGAATAAAAACACTTGCAGACATAAAGATTACAAAAACGCAAGGCATACCCATAAAAAAACTGCTCATACCTCATGCAAGCATAAACAGGATCACAAACACCACAACAGGAGGAGAGTATTACACAGAAGAGGCTTATCATGTCAATACCTTTAAGGTTTTTATAAGGTTCTTTGATACATCCTACACAGAGCCTGTTTTGTCCGCTCTTAGGTTTGTTCCCATTGGAAAGAATAAAAGCACAGGCTTTGGACACTTTGAGGTAGAAGCAAAAGAGCTAAAAGAACATTGGATAGAAGAATACCTTCAACCTGAGAGCGATAATATGGTGCTTATTTCTGAAAGCTTTTACGATCCTAACTTTGACCTTGAACGCAGTCTTTATGACACTTTTGTTTATACTGGAGCGGTGGAGAACTACTATGAGAGAATGACAAGGTTTTTGTGGAAAAAGAGAATGCTCTACCTGAGTGCTGGAAGTGTGATGCATGTAAAACAGAGGAAGTATTATTACGGCTCTTTAAAGGTAGCACTACAAGATAACCAAAGGACCATATACCAGTATGGCTTTGCCTTTGGGCTTTTTGTGAGGGAAGGCAATGGTACAGCTTGA
- a CDS encoding tetratricopeptide repeat protein: MIYLLLLVFISLPSFAYNPYTDYFFCRYYQQEKPQKAEFYCRRALEKAPTPSLFVDTVRLELVLKRKDRALELAKRMKAMYPKHQESYLTLYSVYSLMNEPSKALSVLEEGHTLIPNSKEIMLFLADEYLKKGEREKAKSIIEKLAKESPDNPLPYYMLARIYLSEGDKKLAIQYLERSLKINATFEAGFITLGKIYEEGGEYTKAEQLYKDVLKSSPNNKSALERLAQLYVLTNRLEDAQEVYEKLAQLYPEENYTYQYALVLIRSGKQDQAEKILSQLYSKYPDRLDVAYTYALLLEMGKKTDSARKIYEDIYKKDPTNTKVIERLAGMYIDSRDYEKARHLLQKGLSLEPKNYQLNLLMGSLLNEEGKPQDAITYINLAISTNPMDYRGYFLRAIVYDKLGQPISAEADLKKALELNPGDPELLNHLGYSLLLWYGPARLEDAKKLILEALSKDKENPAYMDSYAWVLYYEGDYKSAYEWLKKAYEKEKGDPVINEHIGDVLVKLGKKQEAKKYYEKALELLKAGKRGEPGQENRLKEKLNQY; the protein is encoded by the coding sequence ATGATATACCTGCTTTTATTGGTTTTTATATCTTTACCTTCTTTTGCCTACAATCCTTACACAGATTACTTTTTCTGCAGATACTATCAGCAGGAAAAACCACAAAAAGCAGAATTTTATTGCAGGAGAGCTTTAGAGAAAGCACCCACGCCAAGTCTCTTTGTAGACACAGTTAGGCTTGAGCTAGTTTTGAAGAGAAAAGATAGAGCTCTTGAACTTGCAAAGAGAATGAAAGCAATGTATCCTAAGCATCAGGAGTCTTACCTGACTCTTTACAGTGTTTATTCCTTGATGAACGAGCCAAGTAAAGCCCTATCCGTACTTGAGGAAGGCCACACGCTGATCCCAAATTCCAAAGAGATCATGCTCTTTCTGGCAGACGAATACCTAAAAAAGGGTGAAAGGGAAAAAGCCAAGTCTATTATAGAAAAGCTCGCAAAGGAAAGCCCTGACAATCCACTACCCTATTACATGCTTGCAAGAATATATCTCTCCGAAGGTGATAAAAAGCTTGCCATACAGTACTTAGAAAGGTCCCTTAAGATAAACGCTACATTTGAAGCCGGATTTATCACCTTAGGTAAGATTTACGAAGAAGGTGGAGAATATACTAAAGCGGAACAGCTCTACAAGGATGTGCTAAAAAGCTCGCCAAACAACAAGTCCGCTCTTGAAAGGCTTGCCCAGCTTTATGTACTCACCAACAGGCTTGAAGATGCACAGGAAGTATACGAAAAACTCGCCCAACTTTACCCTGAAGAAAATTACACCTATCAATACGCTTTGGTACTTATAAGAAGTGGAAAACAAGACCAAGCAGAAAAAATTCTTAGCCAGCTTTACTCTAAGTACCCTGATCGTCTTGATGTAGCCTACACCTACGCTTTACTTTTAGAAATGGGGAAGAAAACGGACAGCGCACGCAAAATATACGAAGATATATACAAAAAAGATCCCACCAACACGAAGGTTATAGAAAGACTCGCAGGCATGTACATAGATAGCAGAGACTACGAAAAAGCACGCCATTTACTCCAAAAAGGTCTTTCCTTAGAGCCTAAAAACTACCAGCTTAACCTTCTTATGGGAAGTCTTCTTAACGAAGAGGGAAAGCCTCAAGATGCCATAACTTACATAAACCTCGCCATAAGCACAAATCCTATGGACTACAGGGGATATTTTTTAAGAGCCATAGTGTATGACAAGTTAGGACAGCCAATAAGCGCAGAAGCAGACCTCAAAAAAGCTCTTGAGCTAAACCCTGGTGATCCAGAGCTTTTAAATCATTTGGGATACTCTCTCCTTCTTTGGTACGGACCTGCACGCTTAGAGGATGCAAAAAAACTCATACTTGAAGCCTTATCAAAGGATAAAGAAAATCCTGCCTATATGGACAGTTATGCTTGGGTTCTATATTATGAAGGAGATTACAAGAGCGCTTACGAATGGCTAAAAAAGGCTTATGAGAAGGAAAAAGGAGACCCAGTCATTAACGAACATATTGGAGATGTGCTTGTAAAACTCGGAAAGAAGCAAGAGGCTAAAAAATACTACGAAAAGGCATTGGAACTTCTAAAAGCAGGGAAAAGAGGAGAACCAGGACAAGAGAACAGGCTCAAAGAAAAGCTTAATCAATACTGA
- the csm2 gene encoding type III-A CRISPR-associated protein Csm2 gives MQHQRGQYHQEEQDPAVELENFLKSRDLKDLHDKDIFHPKGYGKRLAKNLNIGAVQLRRIYQEFKNLRDIAKKRDIEAVAPRLYMLYALVEYQAQRGIINDRFKELIHKILDNIEKHISKNKETAKENLNRAYELMMSIVAYSKKERGG, from the coding sequence ATGCAACACCAGAGGGGACAGTATCATCAAGAAGAGCAAGACCCTGCAGTAGAATTGGAGAACTTTTTGAAAAGCAGAGACCTTAAGGACCTGCATGACAAAGACATCTTCCATCCTAAAGGATACGGAAAAAGGTTAGCAAAAAATCTCAACATAGGAGCTGTACAACTTAGGCGCATATACCAAGAGTTTAAGAACCTGCGCGACATTGCGAAAAAAAGAGATATTGAGGCGGTGGCACCAAGGCTTTACATGTTGTATGCTCTTGTAGAGTATCAAGCTCAAAGAGGAATAATAAATGACAGATTCAAAGAGTTAATTCACAAAATACTTGATAACATAGAGAAGCACATAAGCAAGAATAAAGAAACTGCAAAGGAAAACCTCAACAGAGCTTATGAACTTATGATGTCCATAGTAGCTTACTCTAAAAAGGAAAGAGGAGGCTAA
- the csm5 gene encoding type III-A CRISPR-associated RAMP protein Csm5 — protein sequence MVQLELLSPVHIGDGERLTGFDFVKEGPYLKVYFFDRVIQVIEREPRNLREKIFISIKTKSTERSFLESLFRDDPHLKSKIEPVYTVRINGKPQSLQIESFIKSMYKPYIPGSEIKGAIRHLFLVGVLMEDEELRKELIEALQKGHIKDAEEILEKNVFYPRNVQKRNAQQDLFKAFVVSDSEPIDPSHLQVEVPELVGSDEKIYPCEALKEGTVVNFREYIDQKILPHFSNFGSYRFLDYIKPENFYKKLKEFSQKFYGDLLDEEIKFFKRKGKHQTVLHLENIKKRLNDGILLRLGKHEGYLSTTVMLLVKREDPKLFEKVFRQTQSKVRNEVNKTRRITQDGKTFGWALLKV from the coding sequence ATGGTACAGCTTGAGCTTTTGTCCCCAGTGCATATAGGTGATGGAGAGAGGCTAACAGGTTTTGACTTTGTAAAAGAGGGACCTTATCTAAAAGTCTATTTCTTTGACAGAGTTATTCAAGTCATTGAAAGAGAACCAAGAAATCTAAGAGAGAAAATCTTTATTTCAATAAAGACCAAATCTACAGAGCGCTCCTTCCTTGAGAGCCTGTTTAGAGATGATCCGCATCTCAAGAGCAAGATAGAGCCTGTATATACAGTAAGAATTAACGGAAAGCCCCAAAGCTTGCAGATAGAGAGCTTTATAAAGAGCATGTATAAGCCCTACATACCCGGTAGCGAGATAAAGGGAGCTATCAGACATCTCTTTCTGGTTGGTGTGTTGATGGAAGATGAAGAGTTAAGGAAGGAGCTTATAGAAGCTTTACAGAAAGGACACATAAAGGACGCAGAAGAAATATTAGAGAAAAATGTTTTCTATCCAAGGAACGTACAAAAAAGAAATGCTCAGCAAGACCTTTTTAAAGCCTTTGTGGTTTCTGATAGCGAACCCATAGACCCAAGCCATCTACAGGTAGAAGTGCCAGAGCTTGTAGGTTCAGATGAGAAAATTTATCCTTGCGAAGCTCTAAAAGAGGGCACGGTAGTGAATTTCAGGGAGTATATAGACCAAAAAATACTGCCTCATTTTAGCAATTTTGGGAGCTACAGGTTTCTTGATTACATAAAGCCTGAGAACTTCTACAAAAAGCTAAAGGAGTTCTCACAGAAGTTTTACGGAGATTTATTAGATGAGGAAATAAAGTTTTTCAAGAGAAAGGGAAAACACCAAACGGTTCTGCATTTGGAAAACATAAAGAAAAGACTTAATGATGGGATACTCTTGAGACTTGGAAAGCACGAGGGTTATCTGAGCACTACTGTTATGCTTTTGGTAAAGAGAGAAGACCCAAAGCTTTTTGAGAAGGTCTTTAGGCAAACTCAATCCAAAGTAAGAAACGAGGTCAATAAGACCAGAAGAATAACGCAAGATGGCAAGACTTTTGGATGGGCTCTTTTGAAGGTGTAA
- a CDS encoding LptF/LptG family permease has product MLWSFLSWKLIKMSIIISFVLSLAFILFQFFRIDNIVLSLPLRETLPFLVLWIFYSLFYFLPTSLFVSSSVVFFELKDTEKLNVIESFGISPYFAYLQTLIRCAPIFLFLVFTSFILHEEDISFMRNYLTYKYYLNMVYSIPEKTFSTVGDMTLYTDGRTGNYLSNVFFKKERILVVAKSAHIEKDTLIFTEGSLLSEENNKFYLTSFWEYRLSLGKFVSLERNKEKLKRDQKLNLLNSLLSPMLITLGFLISKKTDRSTRLYYSVGVLSVFYQFFLLTIKPLL; this is encoded by the coding sequence ATGCTGTGGAGTTTTTTAAGTTGGAAATTAATAAAAATGTCCATTATTATCAGCTTTGTTCTATCTTTAGCTTTTATACTCTTTCAGTTTTTTAGGATAGACAACATAGTTTTATCCCTTCCTCTGCGAGAGACCTTACCCTTTTTAGTCCTTTGGATATTCTATTCTCTCTTTTATTTTCTGCCAACTTCACTTTTCGTATCTTCTTCTGTTGTTTTTTTTGAATTGAAGGATACAGAAAAGCTAAATGTTATAGAATCCTTTGGTATATCTCCCTACTTTGCCTACTTGCAGACACTTATAAGGTGCGCACCTATCTTTTTATTCTTAGTATTTACATCCTTTATACTCCACGAGGAAGACATATCTTTCATGAGAAATTATTTAACTTACAAATATTACTTGAACATGGTTTATTCTATACCCGAAAAGACATTTTCCACGGTAGGAGATATGACTCTCTATACAGATGGACGCACTGGCAATTACCTTAGTAATGTATTTTTTAAAAAAGAGCGTATTTTAGTAGTGGCAAAGAGCGCCCATATAGAAAAAGACACCCTAATATTCACTGAAGGAAGCTTACTGTCAGAAGAAAATAATAAGTTCTATCTAACATCCTTTTGGGAATACCGACTGAGTCTTGGAAAGTTTGTAAGCTTAGAAAGAAACAAAGAAAAGCTCAAAAGGGACCAAAAGCTTAATTTACTGAACTCTCTACTTTCGCCTATGCTTATTACCTTAGGTTTTTTAATATCAAAGAAGACAGACCGTTCCACAAGGCTTTACTATTCTGTAGGTGTGCTCTCCGTGTTTTACCAGTTTTTCCTTTTGACGATAAAACCCCTACTGTAA
- a CDS encoding universal stress protein, with amino-acid sequence MMKFLVPVDFTEITNPLLRLVKILAQAHSAKVALLHVVSPVLYLPYPESFGMSVIDLELLSDLEKRKEEEAKERLSGLADFLKPIPVELMIDMGDPAELILEKEQSFDLIIMASHRKSLIEKILVGSTAEKVARYTKKPLLVLKGREVENFKKVVIAHDLSKYADLAFEFAIKLLKPFNPQTTILHVEETIELPVVANIKDVISERYREEKIKYLESLKEKARAEGFTTQVKVIEGKNPADAVLEYLKNNTDVDLIVMGNRGLSTLQRVLLGSTSSEVLKKAELPVLIHRSVQ; translated from the coding sequence ATGATGAAGTTTTTAGTGCCGGTTGACTTTACAGAGATAACTAATCCTCTCCTTAGGTTAGTAAAAATATTAGCTCAAGCTCATTCTGCAAAAGTGGCTCTCCTTCATGTGGTATCGCCAGTACTTTATCTTCCATATCCAGAAAGCTTTGGAATGAGCGTTATAGACCTTGAACTTCTTTCTGACCTTGAAAAGAGGAAGGAAGAGGAAGCAAAAGAACGGCTCTCTGGACTTGCAGATTTTTTAAAACCCATACCTGTAGAACTAATGATTGATATGGGTGACCCTGCGGAGCTCATACTTGAAAAGGAGCAGTCTTTTGACCTTATTATAATGGCTAGCCACAGAAAAAGCCTGATAGAAAAAATACTCGTAGGTTCTACCGCAGAAAAGGTAGCAAGGTACACAAAGAAACCCCTACTTGTACTCAAAGGCAGAGAGGTAGAAAACTTCAAAAAAGTGGTCATAGCGCATGATTTGTCCAAATACGCAGACCTCGCCTTTGAGTTTGCTATTAAACTCCTTAAGCCTTTCAACCCTCAGACAACTATTCTTCATGTGGAAGAGACCATAGAATTACCTGTAGTAGCTAACATAAAGGATGTCATAAGTGAGCGCTACAGAGAAGAAAAGATAAAATACTTGGAAAGTCTCAAAGAAAAGGCTCGGGCGGAAGGATTTACTACTCAAGTGAAAGTTATAGAAGGGAAAAATCCTGCGGATGCAGTGCTGGAATATCTGAAAAATAACACAGATGTAGATCTAATAGTCATGGGAAACAGAGGACTTTCTACACTTCAGAGGGTACTTCTTGGAAGTACATCTTCAGAAGTCCTTAAGAAAGCAGAACTGCCAGTACTTATACACAGGAGTGTTCAATGA
- the cas10 gene encoding type III-A CRISPR-associated protein Cas10/Csm1, translating into MERERLLLAIGGLLHDIGKVLQRAGFKENNYQEFNYQHAKLSYNFVEKELKHKLSSEDYKKIITSTYHHKPETLGDIHPYIYRFADYFASSERSLRTLEEKVKLLMNVFSVVELDGEHKNVEWTHYYELKPLEVDFETPEGYKLVYPKDYQEIKARIDIGEKEKIEKEITDKYKNLLCGFKKGLDSIDFSDLERAFERLYHIFYKYFWCVPASTWDQERKDSHYPDISLFDHSRVVACLSASFWTDYNIKVIESLMGRGSDFKTAGENLKLVLIDGDITGIQNFLYNLSGYKGSAKRLRGKSLFLAILPELVGRYLLGELGYPRANLLYAGGGKFWALVGYEEGMDQKLAKIEQNVEEALIRKYNGALGFVLTHHEFNANMLRIQEESGAYASNFREVVKSLYEKVEEKKKRKFYRVIERFEELANQDWQKPEGKVICPSCRSVLIKEGYDKEGNQLVCHACKEFETLGAKSVKADYLLLTKDPEEADLWIEPIGGIAFLKDKKHNTEGFLYAINNTKNIEDVDGFRFLARTVPTDEENNVLDLESLVEDAESGYELLGFARADVDNLGYIFACGLKKDYSISRVATLSRNLELFFSGVVNAIIRERFQKSIYTVYSGGDDLFLIGYWEDSLSAMCAIRQEFKLYTEGEASSRGRFDLSAGIYLAGPKYPVRLGAEGAGKEEDKAKEKKPAVAVLSEVLTWDQLEEALDKLGEKNYEKLNRSFVYKIYNLLKQHSKRGVLDMRFYPLLYYFTYRNLEESKAKEFIKLILDEDYQIDLEQARFMLKYILMKTRQKGSNKAVNKNTGG; encoded by the coding sequence ATGGAGAGGGAGAGGCTACTGCTTGCGATAGGCGGACTTCTTCATGACATAGGCAAGGTCCTCCAAAGGGCTGGCTTTAAAGAGAATAACTACCAAGAGTTTAATTATCAACACGCCAAGCTTTCTTACAACTTCGTAGAAAAAGAGCTAAAGCACAAGCTAAGCTCTGAGGACTACAAAAAGATAATCACAAGCACCTACCATCACAAACCAGAAACACTGGGAGACATACACCCTTACATCTACCGCTTTGCAGACTACTTTGCAAGCTCCGAAAGGAGTCTCAGAACTTTAGAGGAAAAGGTAAAGCTTCTTATGAACGTCTTTTCCGTTGTGGAGCTTGACGGAGAACACAAGAATGTAGAGTGGACCCATTACTACGAGCTAAAGCCCCTTGAGGTGGATTTTGAAACACCAGAAGGCTACAAACTTGTGTATCCTAAAGACTATCAAGAGATAAAAGCGCGCATAGATATAGGTGAGAAGGAAAAGATAGAGAAGGAGATAACAGACAAGTATAAAAATCTACTCTGTGGCTTTAAAAAGGGATTGGATAGTATAGATTTTTCTGACCTTGAGAGGGCTTTTGAGAGGCTCTACCACATCTTTTATAAGTATTTTTGGTGTGTGCCTGCGAGCACTTGGGACCAAGAGAGAAAGGACTCTCATTACCCGGATATCTCTCTCTTTGACCATTCGCGTGTTGTTGCTTGTCTTTCTGCATCTTTTTGGACTGATTACAACATAAAAGTCATAGAGAGTTTAATGGGCAGGGGGTCTGACTTCAAGACCGCAGGTGAGAATTTAAAACTCGTACTCATTGACGGGGACATCACGGGCATCCAAAACTTTCTTTACAACCTTTCTGGCTACAAAGGCTCTGCCAAAAGGCTGAGGGGCAAAAGCTTGTTCCTTGCTATCCTTCCCGAGCTGGTGGGCAGATACCTACTTGGGGAGCTGGGCTATCCAAGGGCAAACCTTTTGTATGCTGGTGGTGGTAAGTTTTGGGCTTTGGTGGGCTACGAGGAAGGTATGGATCAAAAATTAGCAAAGATAGAGCAAAACGTAGAAGAGGCTCTCATAAGGAAGTACAATGGTGCTCTGGGATTTGTATTGACCCATCACGAATTTAACGCCAACATGCTCAGGATACAAGAAGAAAGCGGTGCTTATGCATCAAACTTTAGAGAGGTGGTAAAGAGTCTCTATGAGAAAGTAGAAGAGAAGAAAAAGAGAAAGTTCTACAGAGTAATAGAGAGGTTTGAGGAGCTTGCTAACCAAGACTGGCAAAAGCCGGAAGGGAAAGTCATCTGTCCATCTTGCAGGAGTGTGTTAATAAAAGAAGGCTACGATAAGGAGGGGAATCAATTAGTATGCCATGCGTGTAAAGAGTTTGAGACCTTGGGAGCAAAGTCAGTAAAGGCAGATTACCTACTTCTTACCAAAGACCCAGAAGAAGCGGATCTCTGGATAGAACCCATAGGTGGCATCGCCTTTTTAAAAGACAAAAAACATAACACAGAGGGCTTTTTGTATGCCATCAACAACACGAAAAATATTGAGGATGTGGATGGCTTTAGGTTCTTAGCAAGGACGGTGCCAACCGATGAAGAGAATAACGTTCTTGACCTTGAGAGCCTCGTGGAAGATGCGGAGAGTGGGTATGAGCTCTTGGGATTTGCTCGTGCAGATGTGGATAATCTGGGCTACATCTTTGCCTGCGGTCTAAAGAAGGACTATTCCATCTCAAGAGTGGCAACATTAAGCAGAAACTTGGAACTCTTTTTCTCTGGCGTGGTAAATGCCATAATAAGGGAGAGATTTCAAAAAAGCATATACACAGTTTATTCGGGTGGAGATGACCTTTTCTTGATAGGCTACTGGGAGGATAGCCTAAGTGCGATGTGTGCTATAAGGCAGGAGTTCAAGCTTTATACAGAAGGTGAGGCAAGCTCAAGGGGCAGGTTTGACCTTTCTGCGGGTATATATCTGGCTGGTCCCAAGTATCCGGTAAGGCTGGGTGCAGAAGGTGCAGGAAAGGAGGAGGACAAAGCAAAGGAGAAAAAGCCTGCGGTAGCGGTGCTATCTGAGGTTCTAACATGGGATCAGTTGGAAGAAGCCCTTGACAAGTTAGGTGAAAAGAATTACGAAAAGTTAAACCGTAGCTTTGTGTATAAAATCTATAACCTTTTAAAGCAACACTCCAAAAGAGGCGTGCTTGACATGCGTTTTTATCCACTACTTTACTACTTTACCTACAGGAACTTGGAAGAAAGTAAGGCAAAGGAATTCATTAAGCTTATTTTGGACGAAGATTATCAGATAGACTTAGAGCAAGCACGCTTTATGCTAAAGTACATACTTATGAAGACTCGTCAGAAAGGAAGTAATAAGGCAGTTAATAAAAATACAGGAGGTTAG
- the csm3 gene encoding type III-A CRISPR-associated RAMP protein Csm3 yields MFSYRGSVIITYHLKALTGLRVGGSVENFEIGGLDSPVIKTTAPIPKFYQDGTDMPEGTPYIPGSSIKGKMRSSLEWLLGNVDKMLENKKKILEERGKPEEKNKKYIENAGKPCDCGRCSVCIVFGTGDQNTIQNIAGENPKELPGPPRLKVFDAYLTKESLEVLQEITQGLLTEIKTENQINRITSRAHPRKVERVPAGAIFEGKMVFELYKEGDEDRLNLVFTGMRALEDSYLGGYGSRGSGRVKFENIRLIYRPKAYYLGIAQENEIGKFGSLADIKDQEIIKELEEITGKPKNAG; encoded by the coding sequence ATGTTTAGTTATAGGGGGTCTGTGATCATCACTTATCACCTGAAGGCTCTTACGGGCTTGAGGGTGGGTGGCTCTGTGGAAAACTTTGAGATAGGTGGTCTTGACAGCCCAGTGATAAAGACAACCGCACCCATACCCAAGTTTTACCAAGATGGCACGGACATGCCAGAAGGCACACCTTACATACCCGGATCTTCTATAAAGGGCAAGATGAGAAGCTCTCTTGAGTGGCTTTTAGGAAATGTGGATAAGATGCTTGAGAACAAGAAAAAGATACTTGAAGAAAGAGGTAAGCCTGAAGAGAAAAACAAAAAGTACATAGAAAACGCTGGCAAACCCTGCGATTGTGGAAGATGTAGTGTGTGTATAGTCTTTGGTACAGGAGATCAAAATACCATACAAAATATAGCAGGAGAAAACCCAAAAGAGCTTCCTGGACCGCCAAGGCTCAAGGTTTTTGATGCCTACCTGACAAAAGAGAGCTTAGAAGTCTTGCAGGAGATCACCCAAGGCTTGCTAACTGAGATAAAGACAGAAAACCAGATAAACAGGATCACATCAAGGGCACATCCACGTAAAGTGGAGCGCGTGCCTGCTGGTGCCATCTTTGAGGGTAAGATGGTTTTTGAGCTGTATAAAGAGGGAGATGAGGACCGCCTAAATCTGGTATTTACAGGCATGAGGGCATTGGAAGATAGCTACCTTGGAGGTTATGGCTCAAGGGGTTCTGGAAGGGTTAAGTTTGAAAACATAAGGCTGATATACAGACCAAAGGCATACTACCTTGGAATAGCTCAGGAGAATGAGATAGGAAAGTTTGGCTCTCTTGCGGATATAAAAGACCAAGAGATCATAAAAGAGCTTGAGGAAATCACAGGAAAGCCTAAAAATGCTGGTTGA
- a CDS encoding inositol monophosphatase family protein yields the protein MDKVESFLKVAKESALIGGLILKEHFGKLTQKDVQEKSEKDVVSFVDKSSEERIRKYIKINFPDHDVVGEEEGGTDNSDYVWYIDPLDGTKNYIAGFPIFGVSVGLTYRKEPIVGAVYMPLYDTLYWAYKGGGAYKNGKSIEVSKRVQVKSFFIAYGFPSRAKRNLDIYWNIFKELFEKVGAMRRPGAAAIDLCFTAEGIFDGLIEFELNPWDVCAGILILQEAGGKVHLTKDLTKGTDVIAGTPTAFPYIENTVKSNLEGL from the coding sequence ATGGATAAAGTGGAGTCTTTCTTAAAGGTTGCCAAAGAATCAGCGTTAATAGGTGGACTTATCCTTAAAGAACACTTTGGAAAGCTTACCCAAAAAGATGTCCAAGAAAAGTCAGAAAAAGATGTGGTAAGCTTTGTGGATAAAAGCTCTGAGGAAAGAATAAGAAAATATATAAAGATAAACTTTCCAGACCACGATGTAGTGGGAGAAGAAGAAGGAGGTACAGATAACAGCGACTATGTCTGGTACATAGACCCTCTTGATGGTACGAAAAATTACATAGCGGGTTTTCCCATCTTTGGTGTATCCGTGGGACTTACTTATCGGAAAGAACCTATAGTGGGTGCGGTATACATGCCTTTATATGACACTCTTTATTGGGCTTACAAGGGTGGCGGTGCTTACAAAAACGGCAAAAGTATAGAGGTTAGCAAAAGAGTGCAGGTAAAAAGTTTTTTTATCGCTTACGGTTTTCCCTCAAGAGCAAAAAGAAACCTTGACATATACTGGAATATATTTAAGGAACTTTTTGAGAAAGTGGGAGCTATGAGAAGGCCAGGTGCTGCAGCAATAGACCTTTGTTTTACAGCAGAAGGTATATTTGATGGCCTTATAGAGTTTGAACTAAATCCTTGGGATGTGTGTGCAGGCATACTGATACTGCAAGAGGCAGGTGGAAAGGTACATCTTACAAAAGACTTGACCAAAGGAACGGATGTGATAGCTGGTACACCCACTGCTTTTCCGTACATAGAAAATACTGTAAAATCTAACTTAGAGGGTTTATAA
- the purN gene encoding phosphoribosylglycinamide formyltransferase: MKLGVLVSGRGSNLQALIDGIESGKLPCSIDIVISDREKAYALERCKRHKIPYLVIKRKDFSTQEAFEEEIIKALSGVDLVVLAGFMRILSEHFIKAFPMKIINIHPSLTPAFLGKSAQRQALEYGSRITGCTVHFVTEELDSGPVIVQACVPVLPDDTEETLSERILSYEHRLLPQAVRWISEGRVKVMGRKVVVHGANYGTLPANPQLEVF; the protein is encoded by the coding sequence ATGAAACTGGGTGTACTTGTTTCTGGCAGAGGTTCCAATCTTCAGGCTCTTATAGATGGCATAGAATCAGGAAAACTACCTTGCAGTATTGACATAGTTATATCCGACAGGGAAAAAGCTTACGCTTTAGAGAGGTGTAAAAGGCACAAAATACCGTACTTAGTGATAAAGAGAAAAGACTTTTCAACGCAGGAAGCCTTTGAAGAGGAGATAATAAAAGCTTTAAGTGGTGTAGACCTTGTGGTATTAGCAGGTTTTATGCGCATTCTGTCTGAACACTTTATAAAAGCCTTCCCTATGAAAATAATAAATATCCATCCCTCCCTTACACCAGCTTTTTTGGGAAAGTCCGCTCAGAGGCAGGCTCTTGAGTACGGTTCTAGAATAACAGGCTGTACCGTTCACTTTGTTACAGAAGAGTTGGACAGCGGTCCTGTTATAGTTCAGGCTTGCGTGCCCGTGCTTCCTGATGATACAGAAGAGACACTATCAGAGCGCATACTTTCTTACGAGCATAGATTGCTACCTCAGGCGGTAAGGTGGATATCTGAGGGAAGGGTAAAGGTGATGGGAAGGAAAGTAGTAGTCCATGGTGCAAACTACGGAACTCTTCCTGCAAATCCACAGCTTGAAGTGTTTTAG